In the Epinephelus lanceolatus isolate andai-2023 chromosome 6, ASM4190304v1, whole genome shotgun sequence genome, one interval contains:
- the usp1 gene encoding ubiquitin carboxyl-terminal hydrolase 1 isoform X1 — MPGLQGEHVVAALGSPVKKSKLSLKFLQKKETKRVLDFSEPQADEPKTVEQVEPEASSCDQVVPGPSPCPASPGLLLPSEKRESLVPFVGLNNLGNTCYLNSILQVLYYCPGLREGIKKLYNLSKRNDKPKEEADASEEQSEVAAETLPPQIELIGSFNSLITSVEQLQSSFLLNPDSFSEGELATPPRKILYTLRQLNPMYEGYLQHDAQEVLQCILGCIQEACDTIRKEQELETDDIKTEIKLENGVNSGSSSSVTESKSPTEEDSQVSGKRKSDTEVGNAKKKPKSVKSKKTEAEDNRPLTRSKRKSSSDIVMDSARDKDGEEAEGEGMKKLNKEEGKESDSEGKGEKACKVADGKRKKRSKLSWLRPSGKQPSIFSKFLSVGKISSVRNQIKSEQEKELTDDHSPNEKTNEERSENTAKDKKAVEHQDGLDLMEHLFQGRLVLRTRCLECESFTERREDFQDISVPVLDDEPSSPDDFSEVSPDPKPELKTLKWAIGQFASVERIVGEDKYFCETCHHYTEAERSLLFDKTPEVITIHLKRFSANSLELDPYAGLSKVNTPLQTPLTLSLEEWCTWPSAAKDQHYQLFAVVMHSGVTISSGHYTAYVRMSDLKDVKLWLGDRKEKEEEEEEEEKKKESKEGIQVKEEVLDYDDGEVSFSLNARGQRGASLAGSKTGGKKLSEGGVGLLGGQRSLSSCDLGSNSSKHTDKPASSGSTEGSKRRTPVSSLGQNTEAGLTKEAKVGEEASVTACGGAEATEQQALNNLLEYEGKWLLFDDSEVRLFEEEDFLRACSPETYSSSTPYLLFYRRMPEPGH; from the exons ATGCCAGGTCTGCAGGGGGAACATGTCGTGGCGGCGCTGGGGAGCCCCGTCAAGAAGAGCAAACTGTCTCTGAAGTTCCTCCAGAAGAAAGAAACTAAACGGGTCCTGGATTTCTCTGAACCTCAGGCAGATGAACCCAAAACTGTTGAACAAGTGGAGCCTGAGGCAAG CAGCTGTGATCAGGTGGTCCCTGGTCCTTCTCCATGTCCAGCCTCACCTGGCCTTCTCCTGCCATCTGAGAAGAGAGAGTCCTTGGTGCCATTCGTGGGGCTCAACAACTTGGGCAACACCTGCTATTTGAACAGTATCTTGCAG GTGCTGTACTACTGCCCAGGGCTCAGAGAAGGCATAAAGAAGCTGTACAACCTGTCTAAAAGAAATGACAAACCAAAGGAAGAAGCTGATGCAAGTGAAGAG CAGTCAGAAGTTGCTGCAGAGACTTTGCCACCTCAGATTGAGCTCATTGGGAGCTTCAACAGTCTGATAACGTCCGTGGAGCAGCTGCAGTCCAGCTTCCTGTTAAACCCTGACAGCTTCAGTGAAGGAGAACTTGCCACACCACCTCGAAAAATACTCTACACACTCAG GCAGCTGAACCCTATGTACGAAGGCTATCTCCAGCATGACGCCCAGGAGGTGCTGCAGTGCATCCTGGGATGCATCCAAGAAGCTTGTGATACCATCAGGAAGGAGCAGGAGTTGGAGACGGATGACATCAAGACTGAGATTAAACTTGAGAACGGTGTCAATTCGGgctccagcagctctgtgacagAATCCAAATCTCCCACAGAAGAGGACAGCCAAGTCAGCGGCAAGAGAAAGAGCGACACCGAGGTGGGGAATGCCAAGAAGAAGCCGAAATCTGTCAAGAGTAAGAAAACCGAAGCTGAAGATAATAGACCCCTCACTCGCTCAAAAAGGAAGTCCTCCAGTGACATCGTGATGGACAGTGCCCGAGACAAagatggagaggaggcagagggcGAAGGGATGAAGAAGCTAAATAAAGAGGAGGGAAAAGAGAGCGACAGCGAGGGGAAAGGTGAAAAGGCATGTAAAGTGGCAGAtgggaaaagaaagaagaggtcCAAGCTGAGCTGGCTGAGGCCTTCTGGGAAACAACCGAGTATTTTTTCCAAGTTCCTCAGTGTGGGGAAGATCAGCTCTGTCAGGAACCAGATCaagtcagagcaggagaaagAGCTGACTGACGACCACAGTCCGAACGAGAAGACCAATGAGGAGAGATCAGAAAACACGGCTAAAGACAAGAAAGCAGTGGAACATCAAG ATGGTCTGGACCTGATGGAGCACTTGTTCCAGGGTCGACTGGTTCTGAGGACTCGCTGTCTGGAGTGCGAGAGCttcacagagaggagagaggacttCCAGGACATCAGTGTCCCAGTGCTTGATGACGAACCCAGCAGCCCAGATGACTTCTCTGAGG TCTCTCCTGATCCCAAACCAGAGCTGAAGACTCTGAAATGGGCCATCGGCCAGTTTGCCTCAGTGGAGCGCATCGTTGGCGAGGACAAATACTTCTGTGAGACGTGTCATCATTACACGGAGGCTGAGAGAAGTCTGCTGTTTGACAAAACTCCTGAAGTGATCACCATTCACCTGAAGCGTTTTTCTGCCAACAGTTTAGA GTTGGACCCATACGCAGGTCTGTCCAAAGTGAACACGCCTTTGCAGACCCCTTTGACCTTGTCTCTAGAGGAGTGGTGCACCTGGCCCTCAGCTGCAAAGGATCAACACTATCAGCTGTTTGCTGTGGTCATGCACAGCGGCGTCACCATCAGCAGCGGACACTACACCGCCTACGTTCGCATGTCCGATCTGAAAGATGTGAAGCTCTGGCTgggagacagaaaagaaaaagaggaggaggaggaggaggaggaaaagaagaaggAAAGTAAAGAGGGAATACAGGTGAAAGAGGAAGTGCTGGACTATGATGATGGAGAGGTGTCTTTCAGCCTGAATGCAAGGGGACAGAGAGGTGCGAGTTTGGCTGGCAGCAAAACTGGAGGAAAGAAGCTGTCAGAGGGTGGGGTCGGACTCTTGGGGGGGCAGAGGAGTCTGTCTAGCTGTGACCTGGGgagcaacagcagcaaacacacagacaaaccagCCAGCAGTGGCTCAACAGAGGGATCCAAACGGAGGACACCAGTCAGTAGCCTGGGCCAAAATACTGAAGCAGGACTTACCAAGGAGGCCAAAGTAGGAGAGGAAGCATCAGTGACTGCCTGTGGAGGGGCAGAGGCCACAGAGCAGCAGGCTCTGAACAACCTCCTTGAGTATGAGGGCAAATGGCTGCTGTTTGATGACTCTGAGGTGCGTTTGTTTGAGGAGGAGGATTTCCTGCGAGCCTGCTCTCCTGAGACATACTCCTCATCCACACCTTACCTGCTGTTCTACAGAAGGATGCCCGAACCCGGACACTAA
- the usp1 gene encoding ubiquitin carboxyl-terminal hydrolase 1 isoform X2 encodes MPGLQGEHVVAALGSPVKKSKLSLKFLQKKETKRVLDFSEPQADEPKTVEQVEPEASCDQVVPGPSPCPASPGLLLPSEKRESLVPFVGLNNLGNTCYLNSILQVLYYCPGLREGIKKLYNLSKRNDKPKEEADASEEQSEVAAETLPPQIELIGSFNSLITSVEQLQSSFLLNPDSFSEGELATPPRKILYTLRQLNPMYEGYLQHDAQEVLQCILGCIQEACDTIRKEQELETDDIKTEIKLENGVNSGSSSSVTESKSPTEEDSQVSGKRKSDTEVGNAKKKPKSVKSKKTEAEDNRPLTRSKRKSSSDIVMDSARDKDGEEAEGEGMKKLNKEEGKESDSEGKGEKACKVADGKRKKRSKLSWLRPSGKQPSIFSKFLSVGKISSVRNQIKSEQEKELTDDHSPNEKTNEERSENTAKDKKAVEHQDGLDLMEHLFQGRLVLRTRCLECESFTERREDFQDISVPVLDDEPSSPDDFSEVSPDPKPELKTLKWAIGQFASVERIVGEDKYFCETCHHYTEAERSLLFDKTPEVITIHLKRFSANSLELDPYAGLSKVNTPLQTPLTLSLEEWCTWPSAAKDQHYQLFAVVMHSGVTISSGHYTAYVRMSDLKDVKLWLGDRKEKEEEEEEEEKKKESKEGIQVKEEVLDYDDGEVSFSLNARGQRGASLAGSKTGGKKLSEGGVGLLGGQRSLSSCDLGSNSSKHTDKPASSGSTEGSKRRTPVSSLGQNTEAGLTKEAKVGEEASVTACGGAEATEQQALNNLLEYEGKWLLFDDSEVRLFEEEDFLRACSPETYSSSTPYLLFYRRMPEPGH; translated from the exons ATGCCAGGTCTGCAGGGGGAACATGTCGTGGCGGCGCTGGGGAGCCCCGTCAAGAAGAGCAAACTGTCTCTGAAGTTCCTCCAGAAGAAAGAAACTAAACGGGTCCTGGATTTCTCTGAACCTCAGGCAGATGAACCCAAAACTGTTGAACAAGTGGAGCCTGAGGCAAG CTGTGATCAGGTGGTCCCTGGTCCTTCTCCATGTCCAGCCTCACCTGGCCTTCTCCTGCCATCTGAGAAGAGAGAGTCCTTGGTGCCATTCGTGGGGCTCAACAACTTGGGCAACACCTGCTATTTGAACAGTATCTTGCAG GTGCTGTACTACTGCCCAGGGCTCAGAGAAGGCATAAAGAAGCTGTACAACCTGTCTAAAAGAAATGACAAACCAAAGGAAGAAGCTGATGCAAGTGAAGAG CAGTCAGAAGTTGCTGCAGAGACTTTGCCACCTCAGATTGAGCTCATTGGGAGCTTCAACAGTCTGATAACGTCCGTGGAGCAGCTGCAGTCCAGCTTCCTGTTAAACCCTGACAGCTTCAGTGAAGGAGAACTTGCCACACCACCTCGAAAAATACTCTACACACTCAG GCAGCTGAACCCTATGTACGAAGGCTATCTCCAGCATGACGCCCAGGAGGTGCTGCAGTGCATCCTGGGATGCATCCAAGAAGCTTGTGATACCATCAGGAAGGAGCAGGAGTTGGAGACGGATGACATCAAGACTGAGATTAAACTTGAGAACGGTGTCAATTCGGgctccagcagctctgtgacagAATCCAAATCTCCCACAGAAGAGGACAGCCAAGTCAGCGGCAAGAGAAAGAGCGACACCGAGGTGGGGAATGCCAAGAAGAAGCCGAAATCTGTCAAGAGTAAGAAAACCGAAGCTGAAGATAATAGACCCCTCACTCGCTCAAAAAGGAAGTCCTCCAGTGACATCGTGATGGACAGTGCCCGAGACAAagatggagaggaggcagagggcGAAGGGATGAAGAAGCTAAATAAAGAGGAGGGAAAAGAGAGCGACAGCGAGGGGAAAGGTGAAAAGGCATGTAAAGTGGCAGAtgggaaaagaaagaagaggtcCAAGCTGAGCTGGCTGAGGCCTTCTGGGAAACAACCGAGTATTTTTTCCAAGTTCCTCAGTGTGGGGAAGATCAGCTCTGTCAGGAACCAGATCaagtcagagcaggagaaagAGCTGACTGACGACCACAGTCCGAACGAGAAGACCAATGAGGAGAGATCAGAAAACACGGCTAAAGACAAGAAAGCAGTGGAACATCAAG ATGGTCTGGACCTGATGGAGCACTTGTTCCAGGGTCGACTGGTTCTGAGGACTCGCTGTCTGGAGTGCGAGAGCttcacagagaggagagaggacttCCAGGACATCAGTGTCCCAGTGCTTGATGACGAACCCAGCAGCCCAGATGACTTCTCTGAGG TCTCTCCTGATCCCAAACCAGAGCTGAAGACTCTGAAATGGGCCATCGGCCAGTTTGCCTCAGTGGAGCGCATCGTTGGCGAGGACAAATACTTCTGTGAGACGTGTCATCATTACACGGAGGCTGAGAGAAGTCTGCTGTTTGACAAAACTCCTGAAGTGATCACCATTCACCTGAAGCGTTTTTCTGCCAACAGTTTAGA GTTGGACCCATACGCAGGTCTGTCCAAAGTGAACACGCCTTTGCAGACCCCTTTGACCTTGTCTCTAGAGGAGTGGTGCACCTGGCCCTCAGCTGCAAAGGATCAACACTATCAGCTGTTTGCTGTGGTCATGCACAGCGGCGTCACCATCAGCAGCGGACACTACACCGCCTACGTTCGCATGTCCGATCTGAAAGATGTGAAGCTCTGGCTgggagacagaaaagaaaaagaggaggaggaggaggaggaggaaaagaagaaggAAAGTAAAGAGGGAATACAGGTGAAAGAGGAAGTGCTGGACTATGATGATGGAGAGGTGTCTTTCAGCCTGAATGCAAGGGGACAGAGAGGTGCGAGTTTGGCTGGCAGCAAAACTGGAGGAAAGAAGCTGTCAGAGGGTGGGGTCGGACTCTTGGGGGGGCAGAGGAGTCTGTCTAGCTGTGACCTGGGgagcaacagcagcaaacacacagacaaaccagCCAGCAGTGGCTCAACAGAGGGATCCAAACGGAGGACACCAGTCAGTAGCCTGGGCCAAAATACTGAAGCAGGACTTACCAAGGAGGCCAAAGTAGGAGAGGAAGCATCAGTGACTGCCTGTGGAGGGGCAGAGGCCACAGAGCAGCAGGCTCTGAACAACCTCCTTGAGTATGAGGGCAAATGGCTGCTGTTTGATGACTCTGAGGTGCGTTTGTTTGAGGAGGAGGATTTCCTGCGAGCCTGCTCTCCTGAGACATACTCCTCATCCACACCTTACCTGCTGTTCTACAGAAGGATGCCCGAACCCGGACACTAA
- the usp1 gene encoding ubiquitin carboxyl-terminal hydrolase 1 isoform X3, producing MPGLQGEHVVAALGSPVKKSKLSLKFLQKKETKRVLDFSEPQADEPKTVEQVEPEASSCDQVVPGPSPCPASPGLLLPSEKRESLVPFVGLNNLGNTCYLNSILQVLYYCPGLREGIKKLYNLSKRNDKPKEEADASEESEVAAETLPPQIELIGSFNSLITSVEQLQSSFLLNPDSFSEGELATPPRKILYTLRQLNPMYEGYLQHDAQEVLQCILGCIQEACDTIRKEQELETDDIKTEIKLENGVNSGSSSSVTESKSPTEEDSQVSGKRKSDTEVGNAKKKPKSVKSKKTEAEDNRPLTRSKRKSSSDIVMDSARDKDGEEAEGEGMKKLNKEEGKESDSEGKGEKACKVADGKRKKRSKLSWLRPSGKQPSIFSKFLSVGKISSVRNQIKSEQEKELTDDHSPNEKTNEERSENTAKDKKAVEHQDGLDLMEHLFQGRLVLRTRCLECESFTERREDFQDISVPVLDDEPSSPDDFSEVSPDPKPELKTLKWAIGQFASVERIVGEDKYFCETCHHYTEAERSLLFDKTPEVITIHLKRFSANSLELDPYAGLSKVNTPLQTPLTLSLEEWCTWPSAAKDQHYQLFAVVMHSGVTISSGHYTAYVRMSDLKDVKLWLGDRKEKEEEEEEEEKKKESKEGIQVKEEVLDYDDGEVSFSLNARGQRGASLAGSKTGGKKLSEGGVGLLGGQRSLSSCDLGSNSSKHTDKPASSGSTEGSKRRTPVSSLGQNTEAGLTKEAKVGEEASVTACGGAEATEQQALNNLLEYEGKWLLFDDSEVRLFEEEDFLRACSPETYSSSTPYLLFYRRMPEPGH from the exons ATGCCAGGTCTGCAGGGGGAACATGTCGTGGCGGCGCTGGGGAGCCCCGTCAAGAAGAGCAAACTGTCTCTGAAGTTCCTCCAGAAGAAAGAAACTAAACGGGTCCTGGATTTCTCTGAACCTCAGGCAGATGAACCCAAAACTGTTGAACAAGTGGAGCCTGAGGCAAG CAGCTGTGATCAGGTGGTCCCTGGTCCTTCTCCATGTCCAGCCTCACCTGGCCTTCTCCTGCCATCTGAGAAGAGAGAGTCCTTGGTGCCATTCGTGGGGCTCAACAACTTGGGCAACACCTGCTATTTGAACAGTATCTTGCAG GTGCTGTACTACTGCCCAGGGCTCAGAGAAGGCATAAAGAAGCTGTACAACCTGTCTAAAAGAAATGACAAACCAAAGGAAGAAGCTGATGCAAGTGAAGAG TCAGAAGTTGCTGCAGAGACTTTGCCACCTCAGATTGAGCTCATTGGGAGCTTCAACAGTCTGATAACGTCCGTGGAGCAGCTGCAGTCCAGCTTCCTGTTAAACCCTGACAGCTTCAGTGAAGGAGAACTTGCCACACCACCTCGAAAAATACTCTACACACTCAG GCAGCTGAACCCTATGTACGAAGGCTATCTCCAGCATGACGCCCAGGAGGTGCTGCAGTGCATCCTGGGATGCATCCAAGAAGCTTGTGATACCATCAGGAAGGAGCAGGAGTTGGAGACGGATGACATCAAGACTGAGATTAAACTTGAGAACGGTGTCAATTCGGgctccagcagctctgtgacagAATCCAAATCTCCCACAGAAGAGGACAGCCAAGTCAGCGGCAAGAGAAAGAGCGACACCGAGGTGGGGAATGCCAAGAAGAAGCCGAAATCTGTCAAGAGTAAGAAAACCGAAGCTGAAGATAATAGACCCCTCACTCGCTCAAAAAGGAAGTCCTCCAGTGACATCGTGATGGACAGTGCCCGAGACAAagatggagaggaggcagagggcGAAGGGATGAAGAAGCTAAATAAAGAGGAGGGAAAAGAGAGCGACAGCGAGGGGAAAGGTGAAAAGGCATGTAAAGTGGCAGAtgggaaaagaaagaagaggtcCAAGCTGAGCTGGCTGAGGCCTTCTGGGAAACAACCGAGTATTTTTTCCAAGTTCCTCAGTGTGGGGAAGATCAGCTCTGTCAGGAACCAGATCaagtcagagcaggagaaagAGCTGACTGACGACCACAGTCCGAACGAGAAGACCAATGAGGAGAGATCAGAAAACACGGCTAAAGACAAGAAAGCAGTGGAACATCAAG ATGGTCTGGACCTGATGGAGCACTTGTTCCAGGGTCGACTGGTTCTGAGGACTCGCTGTCTGGAGTGCGAGAGCttcacagagaggagagaggacttCCAGGACATCAGTGTCCCAGTGCTTGATGACGAACCCAGCAGCCCAGATGACTTCTCTGAGG TCTCTCCTGATCCCAAACCAGAGCTGAAGACTCTGAAATGGGCCATCGGCCAGTTTGCCTCAGTGGAGCGCATCGTTGGCGAGGACAAATACTTCTGTGAGACGTGTCATCATTACACGGAGGCTGAGAGAAGTCTGCTGTTTGACAAAACTCCTGAAGTGATCACCATTCACCTGAAGCGTTTTTCTGCCAACAGTTTAGA GTTGGACCCATACGCAGGTCTGTCCAAAGTGAACACGCCTTTGCAGACCCCTTTGACCTTGTCTCTAGAGGAGTGGTGCACCTGGCCCTCAGCTGCAAAGGATCAACACTATCAGCTGTTTGCTGTGGTCATGCACAGCGGCGTCACCATCAGCAGCGGACACTACACCGCCTACGTTCGCATGTCCGATCTGAAAGATGTGAAGCTCTGGCTgggagacagaaaagaaaaagaggaggaggaggaggaggaggaaaagaagaaggAAAGTAAAGAGGGAATACAGGTGAAAGAGGAAGTGCTGGACTATGATGATGGAGAGGTGTCTTTCAGCCTGAATGCAAGGGGACAGAGAGGTGCGAGTTTGGCTGGCAGCAAAACTGGAGGAAAGAAGCTGTCAGAGGGTGGGGTCGGACTCTTGGGGGGGCAGAGGAGTCTGTCTAGCTGTGACCTGGGgagcaacagcagcaaacacacagacaaaccagCCAGCAGTGGCTCAACAGAGGGATCCAAACGGAGGACACCAGTCAGTAGCCTGGGCCAAAATACTGAAGCAGGACTTACCAAGGAGGCCAAAGTAGGAGAGGAAGCATCAGTGACTGCCTGTGGAGGGGCAGAGGCCACAGAGCAGCAGGCTCTGAACAACCTCCTTGAGTATGAGGGCAAATGGCTGCTGTTTGATGACTCTGAGGTGCGTTTGTTTGAGGAGGAGGATTTCCTGCGAGCCTGCTCTCCTGAGACATACTCCTCATCCACACCTTACCTGCTGTTCTACAGAAGGATGCCCGAACCCGGACACTAA